The Carassius gibelio isolate Cgi1373 ecotype wild population from Czech Republic chromosome A19, carGib1.2-hapl.c, whole genome shotgun sequence genome segment TGATTCAGAGATGGTTAGACAACAAATTTAAGAGCATTAATGTTTATTACTGGAATGTTTTTGTATATGATAATTATATGTAAGACTCAGATATAATTATTTACTGTAAGTCCCCAAATTAACCATGTATGGTGTCCCTGCTATATACATGTAATATGATTTCACTATATAAGTCCAATGCGTTTAAATACCATTTGGTTATATAACCAGTAAAAATATTTGAGTGACTTAAAAATGGAACTAATTAATGTCAGTAGCCAGTAGACTGTTTCTGCAGTTCTTTGCCTTCAGGTTTTCAAGAGCAGTAGCTTTCAGCACACTATAGCTAAAGAGTTTGTGGGAACACTCTGAATCCAGTTTATTAAGTTTACTGAGATTATACCATATAGATGGCTAGGAAAAGGTACACAATTTTTTGCAAGTGCATTGCTAGGAATAGCTTCAACAGTTAAGTGTTTTGCTAAAATTCTcataaacaagaagaaaaaaataaactttttaaaacatttaaaaactggaCATTTTGAAAGTTCTGAGAACATTCGGAAATAACTTTTCCATAAATTACGAAGAACATAATCAAATAATTCTTAGAATATACTTAGCCGGGAATATATATGACTGGCTATTAAAGGTAATATAAGGTATATAAAACTTGTCTTGAAGAAAGCCCATGCTCTGTAAACCAAAGAAGGAGTATGATACCTGACAAAGATATCCAATAGCATTCCCATTTGTCTCAGTGGCAGACACTTAGCTGGCGAGGGATGGATGTCCTGGATTTGCAATTTCCCGTCTTTACTCATTGTCTCAGGTCCAGTTTCTTTAAAAcctgggtgagtaaatgagtaaacagaattttcattttggggtgaaccatgatgtgacaataaaataatgtcatcagGAAAAACTTGCTTTCTCAAAGTCATTATTATAGTATGATTCACTGCTCAAATAGAATACCCAGCCTTGCTACCTGACATGCTTTTAATCTCCTGCACTGTTCCTTTCATATGTAAATATCATGTTGCAACAGTTCACCACTGCCATTTTGCACATGAGCGGCCAGGTCAATGCAAagtatgcacaagaacaaagCATATTCCTGGACTGAAGTCATCATGTCACAAATAACAGAGGGATATTTAGGCTGCAAGTAATAAAACAGATCAGTTCACTTGAGGTACTGGTACTGTTGAATATGCAGATGGCTTAAGGGCTATTTTGATGAAGAGATATAGAGCCCTGCTTTGACCCCTGACCTTGATGATGCTGTATCAGTTCTTCCAATGGGCTCTACATCCTTAGAAGCAAGCAAACAGTGAGTATTTTGGTCCTTACAGATAGAAAAGACACCACTGAACCCACCCCCCGTTCCGACTCATTACAACTCATTTCCTTGGAACATACAACATTCTGTAAGCTTCCTGTTTATACTTCCAGGATATGTCCGTTTTAACTATGCAAATACTCTATTTGGGCACTCATTCTTTTTATTACTGTTTTAGAAAAACTATAAAATCTttaaaactatgaaataacacaAATTAAATGTGTATCATGTAGCATGCAATATTTGCAATATGTATAAACGAAACAAAACCATCtgcgttttttttctttcaaaagccAATATTATACAaaacactcttggcgttctctcaGTCATGAGAACTGCTTTTTCTTTGCTATCTTCTCCAGTTCATTACTATCAAATTATATGAAtgtaattacttttatattgcatttttgttACATGTACAGGTAGATACCATTTATTTTTGTCTACAAATTTCACAAAGTCCAAACCTTTATTctattactgtatatatgtacGGTACATAATCTTGCATTTTACCTTCTGGTATTTACAATAAACAGGGACAGATGGAGGAAGACAGGCCACAGTCAGAAGTTCCTCGTGGTGTAGTGTTCCATATGAAACTGTTTAGAGCTAGAGCTAAACTCAGCAAGTAAGAAAGACAGCGCTCTCTGGTGTGGTGAAATGATGTCTACAGtatgattattaaaaacaaacatttaatacagtatgtattaaaaacaaacattttgcttaccatatacataaaataaaatagagctCTCATATTTTGCCTATGGTAAGATTtagcattgtttattttattttatttttggtcttATAAAAAATTAAGCCATAGTTATACTTATAGTAATTATATCTAGCTATTAATTCTACGTGAAAAacgtataaaaataaaagcagttttacatgtcattttttatacattaataGTATACACACATCTTAATCCTAactataaatatgtacatttaaataatgaaacaatAACGTACTTTTAGGCAttacagattaatacattttctttgttgTAACATATAATGTACTTTTAGGCAttacagattaatacattttctttgttgTAACATATGTTAATCATAtgtttgaggggggggggggcgcatGTGAAATTAAAATCGGAAGTGACGTTTCGGAGAGTTATTGCTGCCATGTTTGTGAGTGGCCTCTTTATTGATTTATAATATGAATAGCATTATTACAACTCTGTTATATCTCTAACTCTGTTGGTAACTTAGAATAGTCACGACAACCATTAAAGTTTCAGTTCTATTTTGCGATTAAACACTAAACTTTAATCTTGACCACTCGGTGTGCGGGGCGGAAATGCGCTGCTTCGCTTTTGAGGTCTTCGGTCCGTTTCCGGCGTGAAGGTGTGATTGCGAGAGATTAATGACCCAGATCGAGATGAAAACAGGTCCTGTTGCTGAAGGAGTCTAATGTCATTTTGCGCTACAGAAATCTGACTGACAGTGAGCAGGTGAGTGACTTTTTACGCTGGTTGTCACTGAAACCGcaacatatctatatatatacatagtcgCGCGATGATGTTCACTAATTCGTGAGTTATCATATCCAGTAACCAAGACTGAACAGCTGTTAGCAACCTGTCCATAGGTTGCCCACCGGTAATCACCAAAAACTGCCTTAAACGCGCGAGCTTCAACCAATCATGCATGACAATCAGCAAAATAAACAATATCAACGAGATGTGACATTTTTGGGGTTACAGCATGCAGTAACGTTACTGCAGTGTGAGCTTTTCCAACTTGCAGGTGAAATGGTGTATTTAAAATCGATTTCAGATTCTGAACTGACACGACAATTTTAGGATTGATTTAAACAGCGAATGTGGTTAATGTCATCCTTTACACAATTAACTGTTTATCGACATATTTAATTCCCGTTCGCCCAGTTAAATGATAGTTAACTCTGCATGCGCTTCTACGGAAAATAATAACCCCCGGAGGGTTTACCACGGGTAATCGGTTTACAAAGTGCGTTGAACTGTATTTGTGTTGGCGCAAAAAAAATGCCTTTGATGACAGTTTGCCAGCCCGGATCTGTATCGGTTCCTTGTCTTGTTCATAAAACCGTCTTAAATGCGACACCTCAGCTTCGACTGTCATGGACGGTAACTGTTACTGTTCACATCACGGTCGCGACGCGTTGAACTTACTGTCCATCATAACATCAAAACCACTGGGTTCACGTAACTCTCTTGgtattattttgaaatgaagttcatgcagaaaaaaaaatggcaacgTGTTAAGGGAATTGTAAATTTCTTTCTTCtatgaaaaacaaaagaatggCAGAGTGACAGCTTCAATCACCTTTCGTTTTCACAATGTGTAAGATTATGCCGAGAATGAAAAATGACCGCAGCTGTCATTTCTgtcaaacatctccttttgtgtttcacagtagACTGAAAGTCCTATACAGGGTTGGAACAATATGCTAATGATTAAAtgacagaatcataattttttaatcataatatCTTTAACTATTAATTCCTTTGCATCCTGATaattcaaaaaagaaaatcttttttgAGGTTTCATTTTTGGGAATGTTATTTTTAGTCCTCCTGacacttttctttctctctctctctctctctctctcgctctctctctaaaatatatatatatatatatatatatatatatatatatatatatatatatatatatatatatattatttattatatatcattattaGGGTATGGCCGATAAACAATGAGATGTCCATCGTCGATGGCTGACAGACATCGCAATGTTAAGCTGGCATCGTGATTCCTCACGTGATCCTTcactttaatttgtttaataaaaattgtTTGTAACAGAAATCCCTGTATTTACACAGAGCTGAGGTGCCATGCAGCTGTGGCTTCGGGAGGGTTTTCTGTGGACGATTCTGCATCTGTCTGCTCACATCTCATATCATTTGCCTCCCTGTATTGCTGGGATTTCTGTATCGTTTTTAGGGAAAGGTATGACAAACATTCTAAGCAACTTAGCTGACTTAAAGCAAACTAATGTGTGTTGTAGTCTAGGTTTTTGTTTAACATTGGTCAAGTGAATTGGCTGTATGACTTTGGTGTCTTTTTCTTTCCAAGGTCCTCGCGCTTAGTTGAAAGATGCCCAGTGCGGAGTCAAGGATGCACAGATTGAAATGGCCCATCCGATTTACCTCACTGTGCCTGGGCTGTCTGTGTTTTCTCTGCTCAGTCTCGGGTAAGTAGGTCTTGTAGATTTTTTCTGGAGATCTGTGATCTCTctataaaatatctcataatcAGTGGCAGAAGAATGGTGAAAGCAGACGAATTTTCATGTttctcagtggtagagcattgcgttagcaccGCAAAAGgtcgtgggttcaattcccagggatcacgtatactggtaaaaaaataaaatgaatagcctgaatgcactgtaagtcgctttgaataaaaaaaattctgcttaatgtaaatgtgtgcgaACTGCACAGAATGACATTAAAACAACACTTGTCAGCATCATTAATCAAATAGTTGGATGCTGGACAAAGAGTCAACTGTTGGGACCATTGTTAGCATGTATGAGTATATATTTGTGACTTGTTGCAGTCGTGAGTGATGGCACTGATTTGGAGGGAAGCATAATGGACACTGTGTTTCTTTTCACAAAAGGGGGGAAATTGCACAACAGGCCCATAGTCCCCCACCCCAAAGAAAAGCTTCACGGGTGGGGCTGTGTCTTGCAGTTCGGATTTCATTTGCTAGCCCATAATAACCAACCTCTGTTGTCATGGTTTGAGACTTCATAGACAAAACTGTGTCTTTGAAGGGATTGGGGAAGGGGGTGGATGTCTAACTGGACTCTGACTTCCTAGAACTTGTTAGAGCTGTCAAGTGCAATGTGTAAGTGACCTGTATGATAAACAGCCTTTCCTTGTTGTAGCATGGACAGGCATTATTTCCCATCGCATCAGGGCTAGATGTGAGTCTACATGCATGAGTTGTCAATAGCCTATTGTTCTGAGCTCAGCTGTTGAGCTTATGTGGGAATCTTTCGATTTTAATTGCCATTCCCTTACcatattaattgtatattatttcaaatatattagcCAATATTCGAGATTGATAAATCTATCAGTATCTGTTTATAttggataaatgttttatttcccCATTTTTAGATTTCGCATATCTAATTGAGTCATCTAATGCTCaatcaaaattgtaaaaacaaacaaaaattaattatttaatatttagaataaaatatatttttttaaatattacattacattgttGTAGCGACTAAAATCACTTGTGACATTTAAAACGAgggatttgatttatttattcagcattaatTTAGGCAAAATAGTATAGAGTTTTAATATCAGATGATTCTCCATTATCAGGCAATATAAAGACAATACAGTTTTTTCCTccctaattttttatatttgtcaatATTGGAGATTTATAATctgatattggatatttaattgtgcgTGTTCATTTGCCCtattttagaatttagaatatatttgcCCTCATCAGATGCTcagttaatataattttttttatttaagtattataagtattattatttactattgtgtttattattcatttaattattttattgataataataattatcagtatgaattgtttaatttaatattaaatcattaaaatgattgaaaaatTAACACCTAAATGCAATCGCAAATCTTGTAATATACATTCCCCTCCGCTAATATTGGAACCATTAGTAAATATGATCtaagtatttatatcatttattcctttgatgtttcattgaaaaattcacaaaattcttACCTACTGCatcattgaagtaaaacaatgGAAACTGGGGGGAAAATCTCATTATCTCAGATCTTGAGTTTCTTCTGTAATGCCTGAagagtttggagaacacctgacaagagatcagagactattccttcatccagaatctctccagatccttcagattcatAGCTCAgtgttggtgcttcttctcttcagttcactccactcattttctatagggCTCAGGTCAGGGAACTGGGACGGCCATGGCAGAAACCTCATTTTGTGCTCAGGGACAATTTTTTTGGTTgatttatatgtttgttttgaATCATTGTCCAGATGGACGATCGAAACAACGGGCCATTATAAGCAGAGGGAGTCAGGTTtcgattttttatctgttggttttTGATAGAATCCCCCATGTATCGATGCCATGTAATATCAATGTAATGATTCCATGtatctgaacaagatgtccaggacctccggCAGAAAGATAGGCCCACAACATTAATGATCCAGCAGTATATAACCCTTGACATGGGGTACTATTTATCTCTGTTTGCATTTCTCCCtctttcaattgttttacttttcAATTGTATTGTTTTTCAGGTTTTTCTTTTAATAAGAACTGTTAATTTGCAGCATAAGTATACTGTctgatacattattattatatattactgtcggatatttaattgtgcatgcttatTTCCTATATTGCTACAtttagacatttacattttaccaTTGTCAGCATTTAATGctggtttcagttttttttataatattttatttcatttaatatttattattatttaaaatggtgTAGTATATCAGCCATTTATCAGTTATCCAGATATCTCTGTGCATGCATACTGtccatcttttctttttctcaggTCTGTTTTCCCAttgttaaccttttttttttaccttgtctgTCTCAGGGGTTTCGGCCAGCATATGCACAGTAACGGGTGGTGTACTGGGTATTCACTGGAGCAGCGTCATTGGTCTGGGCTGGCAGCCCCTGGCAGTAGATGGCGGAGGGCCTCGGTGCTGGGAAGCCTGCTGTATGCAGCCCACCTGCGGTGCTGTGTGGAGTCTCGGTGGTCGCTGTGTGTTACTGGCCTGTGCTCGAAAAGAGGGCTGCTCCATTATGTGGCTTCCTCAGCCACATAGAAAATCTCTGGGGCTTCTGCAGCAACTGAACAAGAGCATGCGCAGGAAAGCTCGAAATGCTGAGGACATCAGAGAAATCAAGGAAACAGAGCATGTAAGCTGTATTACATCATCTCACAGGACTTTAACAGTTGGTATCATTCACTAATAAGTGCAtgctaataaatgttttaaacatttatatgagGATACTTATTATGACCCTTATTCTAATGTTGATGAATCTGGATTATCCGAGTTAGTAAATGAGACACACTATCCCAAAGCACAAAACTGTTGATTTAAAAttagggatttttttatttatttagacaaaatattatatacatcTAGTATCCCTGCCCTAAAGCGTAATTTTACACTTTGCCTCTTGATTTGAAGCATATCACTGTGAACTAACTGATATTTTCACCCTCACAGGAAATAGAACAGGACCTGTCTGTGAAACCCACAGCGCCACTGACCACATCCAGTGATGTAGCTCCTCCACATATAGCTGGTGAGACCACCATCCTGTCCACCAGTGGCAGCGGCGAACAGGCAGCTGAGCATAATTCAACACTGGATACAGACACAGTGGATCATTCAGCATTGAACAACAGTAATCAGGCACCACTGTCCACGTCTGACACCCCTTCAGTGACTCCACCAACAACACCAGCTGGTACATCACACTGCTCTCTAGAATTGTGTTATTGTACTTTATGCATGTACCAGTCTTGTGAGTTTTCCAAAGTAAATGAAAAGCAGACTTATCCGTGATTTATTAAAATCTTGTGTAATGTCATTTGTTTTAAGTAAAAGTGCGCGAGCTGGTTGTGTCTGCTGGCCACAATGTGGAGGTCACTTTACCACGCAGTGAGGTGGAGCTCAATGCTTTCGTAGTGCCAGCACCCCCTACAGGTACTGCTCTAGATAAGCCAATTAGATGCAATTAGATCTCCTGCTTGATCTTAGGTATTCATTTCTCTGTTAATTCCTTTAGGGGCTAACTATGTCTTTGACTGGCGTTTGAGGACACATCCAAAAGACTACAGTGGAGAAATGGAGGGTAAACACAGCAAGACGCTCAAGCTCAGTAAGGTACATAAAAAACAGATCTTTCTTTAATTGTCTGAAAGGCTTGACTTTTAATATTCTACATGTTTGCTAATATTCCGCACACGTTTTCGTTAGCTGACAGTAGGCCTCTATGAGTTTGAAGTGGTAGTGGATGGCGACAGTGCTCATGGGGAGGGATATGTCAACGTCACTGTCAATCCAGGTAACTTTAGTATTGATGTACCTGCTAATTGTCCTGGATTCAGTTTTCAGACTTGCTGTTTGGGAGGCCCGTATAAATGtcacataaaatatgtataagtCCTGTGTTTCTTGCTTTCTATAGAGCCACGAGTAAATAAGCCACCTGTTGCTGTGGTTTCTCCGAAGTACCAGGAGATCTCCTTGCCTACAAGCTCCACTGTGATTGATGGCAGTCGTGCGTATTagatttattaaatgttatttttattcttataatagcatgttataatgtttttataagaagtctctaatgctcaatgatttgatcgaaaatacagtaaaaaaaaataatgttgtgaaatatttttacaatttaaaattttatatatttttaaatttaatttattcctgtgatggcaaagctacagTTTGACCAGCCATTACTCCACTCTTTAgtgtcatacatttttttcaggatttaaaaatgcaaattttaatgCAAGTTCTATCAAGCAGAATATCAGAcaaatctttaaatatcaaaAATGTTTTCCAAGTTCTCTGTGGTGGCAAAGTATAACTAATGAGACATCTGTGATCATAAATGTCTTGTGTTTCTTAGAGAGTACCGATGATGATAAAGTTGTGTCGTGGCATTGGGAGGAGGTGAAGGGGCCGCTCAGAGAGGAAAAGGCCTCGGGTGACACTGCTATTCTCACTCTCACCAATCTGGTTCCTGGTAACTACACCTTCAGGTATGTCTTATCCATCTTATCATTCACATTCTGGCCTGTTAGTAATCTTTTCTTTGGGCCTCCTTGTAACCTTTTTACTGGAGGCTTCAGACCTTAGGCAGTAAACAGAGAGCTATTGTAAAACCTGGCAAACCAGTCTGTCCTCAagcaaactatttaaaaacactCAAATATAAATAACGCAAGTGTGTTTAGAAATTTATGCTATATctatttttcctttaaaagtCTTACAGTGACTGACTCGGATGGAGCTCAGGATTCAACCCAAGCCATGTTGTTAGTCAACAAGGCCACGGACTACAGGCCTACAGCTAATGCTGGACCCAACCAAGTGATCACATTGCCACGCAACTATATCACACTGTATGGCAACCAAAGCACTGATGACCATGAGAATCTGTCCTACGAATGGTCTCTCAGCCCTGAAAGCAAAGGCAAGGTGGTGGAGATGCAGGTACATGAGAAACACAATGCTATCTCGaatgccatttatttttattatgtttgccAACGAGTGGATTAGTGAACACACCTTTGTTTTGTTCTCCTTAGGGTGTGAGGACGCCCATTCTGCAGCTCTCTGCCATGCAGGAGGGTGACTACACCTTTCAGCTCACCGTCACTGACTCGTCTGGCCAGCAAGACACTGCTCAGGTCACTGTCATTGTCCAGCCAGGTATCTTTTTAAACACAGGGCACTCTGGTTCCTATTTAACTTGTACATCTATTTTTGAAGCTGCTATTTGAGCTTGAGCACACTGTATGCAAAATGCCTGCAGAAAATAACAAGCCACCTGTAGCGGATGCTGGTCCAGACAAGGAGCTGACGCTTCCTGTTGATCGTACCACGCTGGACGGTAGCAAGAGCAGTGATGACCAAAAAATTGCCACGTACCACTGGACAAACACCAAGTCAGTTACACATGCACACTCTCCCTGCATATGtctttgtgtgtatatttataaatctTGAACTTCTTGAATGTTCACAATCTAATTTTTGGGGCTGGATTTACTTTACAACACATAATTCATACTTGAACATACAGTACTATTTGTTTGGGTTGAGtaagatttgtttatttaaaaaaaatatatatatatacatttattctaCAAGgatgcacaaacaaaaacaatatcagcatattagaatgatttctgaaggatcatgtgacactgaagtaatatcttcagattttttttttttttcattttaggttgtaataatatttcaagatattacacatttttctgtatttttattcaaataatttttgttaattttaaaaacattaaaaataaccaacCCTAACTTATAGAATATTTGTCTATTTTGTCTTTTCAAGGACTACAGTATTGATAATCCACAAAAGTGTAAAACTATTTttcatattatgatttttttttattaatctgcatatataaatattttaactattttaataatttctttaattgattgacagcctttttgtattaaatgtattaaaaatattttgtattaatttaaaccGTAGactcatgattttattttttgatggttTTACAGGGGCCCAGAAGGGGTGAAAATTGATAATGCGGACACTGCAGTTGCCGTGGTGACTGGTCTGCAGGAGGGCGAGTACATTTTCACATTGACAGTGACGGATGAAAGGAAGCTGGAGAATTCTGACACAGTCTCTGTCATTGTCAGAGAAGGTGTGTGTACTTAACTAAATCCAGGAAAAACTGATGTGGGTGTTAGTAGACTTTGTTAGAAGACTTGTTCATGCAGCTTATGAGGGCAAGTCTACAATCAACCTGTTTTCTGGTTGTCtgtttgtaataatataaataattttcctTTTCGCTTTTTTCAAATCAGAGGATGATCAGCCACCAGTTGCCAAAGTGCTGTCCAGTCCTCCGATCACTCTTCCCATCCGTACAGCATTTCTGGATGGTTCTCGATCATCAGATGATAAGGGGAGCATCAGCTACCTCTGGAGCCGTGAAGACAGCAGCCCGGCTGCAGGGGTCAGTACTGTTCAGTAGAGCGAAAGTTATACTGGACCTGCTCCATAAATTcaaatagccgtgtttccactgtggagcttaaaccgggcgtgctagtgcatgccagggccagtTGCGTTTCCACtatcacttccggggcttgatcgtgcctcgttgGGGCTTCCTCGAGGCCAACGGCCAAGGTTTTTTGGACCGACGAAACCTTGGGCCAgtgcgggccagctggggctaatggaggggttatgaacaaaggtggaGTTTCTCCGCGTCTAGAGAGCTCAGCGCTGCGGATCATTAtagaaaaataacagttttaacaccagtattaaagacttaaaaaaaaaaaattccagatcaaaactcactcttagtcagcagcgagtgattgaaataacttgatccgatgtggattataatcactaaacaaggcagaaattaGCGATGCAGAAGActgtgcacgctaaacattaacattaccatagtaaacatggtaaatatgaccgcttgaagaaatcagatgtcagcttcttattctctatcacaatcgtgtaattatttagtaacttatattatctgtcataagtctcgtctcgagagtttagctccacgtagcctatcataaaaatataatgatgttttatttttgggagcttttataaaaataaagatattataattcattctaaatatgacgtataggctactgtggctacaaataaacagaaacacactcgactgaataagcaggctattttcataagcgttacaaataaataaaatagaaataaatttatatatgattaattttgagtcctgataaattcattaattatgattaatgtatcatttattctatagtaaaaatcgatgcttttgaatttgaatatttaccaAAGCattcaaacaaaaaaacttattagttttctggtaacttctctttgttggtgaaatgatgtgGTTGCGTGTctttgttcctgagaggcgtgtaaagggcgtgttttagtgacgcccagcggagcttcaggccctgactgtggaaaccctgcgctattttggcctcggtgctactggcccggggctatgagccccaccCGGCCCGTTtaaagccctggctcgcactggcccgacagtggaaatgcggctaatgacATATACATGGCTCTGTTGAATATTCAAACAGTCACACTGTTTGTTCTGTGTAGTGACAGAACAAGTGAGACCAGTTTATTTGACTTTGTTCTCTAACGATATGATAACTCCACCTGAATGAGGAGTCAGACACCAGTACTGCAGTAATTGGGATGCTATTGAAATCTGACCTGTTATTTTTCTCTTCCAGGATGTCCTGAATAACTCTGACCACCAGGCAGTGCTTTTTCTTGGTAATCTGGTGGAAGGGAAGTACACTTTCACCCTGACTGTAACTGACAGTAAGGGAAAGACCAGTACTGATAGAGGCACTGTAGAGGTGCGACAAGGTCAGTATGCTTGCAATAGATAATcacataaaatgattatttttaataatgttgcgTTAACGTATTCCAGC includes the following:
- the kiaa0319l gene encoding dyslexia-associated protein KIAA0319-like protein; translated protein: MPSAESRMHRLKWPIRFTSLCLGCLCFLCSVSGVSASICTVTGGVLGIHWSSVIGLGWQPLAVDGGGPRCWEACCMQPTCGAVWSLGGRCVLLACARKEGCSIMWLPQPHRKSLGLLQQLNKSMRRKARNAEDIREIKETEHEIEQDLSVKPTAPLTTSSDVAPPHIAGETTILSTSGSGEQAAEHNSTLDTDTVDHSALNNSNQAPLSTSDTPSVTPPTTPAVKVRELVVSAGHNVEVTLPRSEVELNAFVVPAPPTGANYVFDWRLRTHPKDYSGEMEGKHSKTLKLSKLTVGLYEFEVVVDGDSAHGEGYVNVTVNPEPRVNKPPVAVVSPKYQEISLPTSSTVIDGSQSTDDDKVVSWHWEEVKGPLREEKASGDTAILTLTNLVPGNYTFSLTVTDSDGAQDSTQAMLLVNKATDYRPTANAGPNQVITLPRNYITLYGNQSTDDHENLSYEWSLSPESKGKVVEMQGVRTPILQLSAMQEGDYTFQLTVTDSSGQQDTAQVTVIVQPENNKPPVADAGPDKELTLPVDRTTLDGSKSSDDQKIATYHWTNTKGPEGVKIDNADTAVAVVTGLQEGEYIFTLTVTDERKLENSDTVSVIVREEDDQPPVAKVLSSPPITLPIRTAFLDGSRSSDDKGSISYLWSREDSSPAAGDVLNNSDHQAVLFLGNLVEGKYTFTLTVTDSKGKTSTDRGTVEVRQDVHERDLVELILEVAVAQVSRRQKDMLIRQVGVLLGVLDSDIIVREISAFNEHSTRLVFLVSGGPGRPPLAGHSVAMELRNKFRKQKNEFLIFRARRVDTVICQLNCSSHGECDSFTRRCVCHPFWMENLFSTYFWDADSNCEWSVLYVTIASFMIMVAIATVIWGIVCCCRRRKSKVRRKSRYKMLERDDQETLELQLPRPGRIKPVPAPKSSALMHSDSDLESDDGQAGIPWSDRERGKLLPPQNGSLRNGQCPHKPKKPREELL